DNA sequence from the Ramlibacter agri genome:
CTGGTGGTAGGAGTCCTGGTAGTCCTTCAGCGGCGTGGCCACCGTTTTCAGGCTCACGCGGCCCCTGGCGTCCTTCGCCACCTCGAAGGCGTACCAGTCGTTGATGGGGAAGTTGTTGTTGTCGAAGCGCAGCTGGCCGCGCACGGACTTCGTGCTGCCCTGCTTCAGCGCCGCCATGAAGGCTTTCTTGTCGGCGACGTTGCCCTTCACGCGGCCGATCGCCGCATCCAGCAGCAGCGCGGAGTCGTAGCCCTGCGCGGCGAAGTTGGACGGGATGCGGCCGTACTTCTTCTCGAAGGCTTCGACGAACTGCTTGCTCACCGGGTTGTCGACGTCCGGGCCCCAGAAGTGCACCGACTGCAGGCCGATCGCAGAGTCCTTCAGGGCCGGCAGGGTCAGGCCGTCGGCCATGCCCACCGTCAGCAGCGGCAGCGTCTTCAGCAGGCCGGCCTGCTGGTACTGGCGGATGAAGTTGACGCCGCCGCTCGGCACGAAGGCGAACACGGCGTCGGGCTTGGCCGCGGCGATCTGCGTCAGTTCCGCCGAGAAGTCCGGTTGCGTCACGCCGGGATAGATCTCGTCGACGATGGTGCCCTTGTAGAAGCGCTTGAAGCCGTTGATGGCGTCCTTGCCGGCCTGGTAGTTGGACGCCACCAGCAGCATGCGCTTGTAGCCCTTGTCGGTGGCGTACTTGCCCGCGGCCTCGGCCCAGCTGTCGTTCTGCCACGAGGAGATGAAGCGATAGGGCGAGCACCCCGTGCCGGCCAGCTCGGACGGGCCCGCGTTGGCGCCGACCAGGAACACCTGCTTCTCGGCGATCGGCCGCTGCACGGCCATCATCACGTTGGAGCCGGCGACGCCGGTGATGATGGAGACCTTGTCCTTCTCGATCAGCTTCTGCGCCAGCTGCGTGGCCACCTCGGGCTTGAACTGGTCGTCGTTCTTCAGGATCTCCACGGGCACGCCGCCCAGCTTGCCGCCGGCCTGCTCCACGCCCAGCATGAAGCCATCGTACATGTCCTGACCCAGCGGGCCGATGGGGCCCGAGAAGGTGGTGAGGTAGCCGATCTTCAGCGGCTCCTGCGCGGCCGCGGCGCCGGCGAGGAAGGTGCCCGCGAGCGCGAGCACGGCGATGGTCTTGCGTGCGTTGAACACGTTTTGTCTCCTGAGGGGTTCCAGTCGGGCGCCAGCGTAGTCCTGGCGAGCAATGCGCAGAAGATGCTGAAATGGCCGCGCCGATACCGGCGCGGCATCAGTCCCCAGCGCGTCTGGCGCCTGTTCCAGACGGATCTTCGTCAAGGAATTCACTTGGTATACCAGTTGACTACCAGGGGCGCGCCGACTACCATCCAGGCGAACGGAGGGAGCATGCGACACTGGAAAACCCGCGGCCTCATGGCCATCCTCGTTCTGTCGCTCGGTGCGTGTGCATCGACCGCGCCGACTTCGAGCCGCGAGGTGTTCTTTGCCGGGGGCACTTATGTCGGCGAGCCTGGCAAGCAAGTCATGCGCGGCGCCATGTACGTTGAACACCTGCGGCCGGCAAGAACGACGCAGCGCTATCCGCTCGTGCTCATCTCCGGCACGGGCCAGACCGCCGTGAACTGGATGACCACGCCGGATGGACGTCCCGGTTGGTCGGACTTCTTCCTGGCCCGCGGCTACGAGGTCTATTTGGTGGACCAGCCGGCACGCGGCCGCTCGGCGTGGATCGACGGCGTCGACGGGGAAGTGCGCAACCTGACCGCGGCGTCGATCGAGTCACTGTTCACGGTAGGCGGCAAGTGGCCGCAGGCAAGGTTGCACACTCAGTGGCCCGGCAGCGGTCGCCCGGGAGACCCCGCGTTCGACCAGTTCTACGCGAGCCAGGTTTCGTACCTTGCATCGGCACCGGAGACCCAGAGGCTTGCAAAAGCCGCGGGGACGGCGCTGCTCGATCGCATCGGGCCAGCGGTGCTGGTGACGCATTCGCAGTCCGGCCCGTTCGGCTGGGTCATCGCCGACGCTCGCCCTGGCCTGGTGAAGGGGATCGTCGCGCTCGAGCCGCAGGGCCCGCCCATCGAAGGCAAACGCCTCTTGTGGGGACTGACGGACATTCCCCTGACCTACGATCCGCCTGCAGCGAAAGCCAGCGATCTCGAGCTGGAGCCTGGCTCTGCATCGCCGGATCCCGGCCTCAAGAGCTGCTGGCGCCAGAAGGGCAGTCCTCGGCAGCTTTCTCGCTTGGCCGGCATTCCCGTTGTCGTCCTCGGGACCGAAGCCAGCTACCACGCCCAGTTCGACCACTGCGCCGTCCAGTGGCTGCAGCAGGCGGGTGTGGGAGCGGAATACCTGCGTCTGGAAGAACTCGGCATCCATGGGAACGGCCACATGATGATGCTGGAGAAGAACAGCGACGACATCGCCGCAGTGGTGTCCGGCTGGGTGGAGAAAGCGGTCCACTGAGCCGGGAGACCGGCATCCCCGCCGCGTCTCACCGATGCGCGGCGGCGCGCCGGATCATGTCGCAGAAGTATTCGCCGGCCGGCGTCAGCGGCAGCGAGGCACGGCGCACCACGGTGATGGGCGGCGCCTGCAGCTTCTCGCCGACGTCGATGCGCTGCAGCAGCCCGGCGAAGGGCGCCGAGTGTTCCCACTGCACCGGCAGCATCATCAGCAGGTCCGAATAGGCGACGATGAAGAAGAAGGTCAGCGCCGAATGCGCCTGCACCACGATGCGCGGCGGGGCCAGGCCGCGGCTCGCGAACACAGGTGTCAGTTCGTCCTCGGCGCGGTGCGTGACGGAGGTGGTGACCCACTCGGCATCCACCAGCTCGGCCAGCGAGCGCGCGCCGGCCAGCGGGTGCCCCTTGCGCGCCAGCACCACGCGTTCGTTGTCGAACAGCTTTTCCACCGTGAGTTCGCCGGTCGGCTCGTCGTAGGACGGGCCGATGTAGAAGTCCAGCGTGCCGTCGATCAGCTCGCGTTCCACGCGCGGCAGCACGGCGTCGATCACTTCCAGCTGCACGTTGGGAAAGCGCTGGCGGAAAGGCCGCAGCGCGCCCGGCAGCAGCGCCATGTGCGCGCCGCTCGAAAGGCAGATGCGCAGGTGGCCGTGGCGCTCGCCCTTCAGCTGGTCGATCTCGTCCTGCGCGCGCCGCATCTCGCTGCGCAAGGCCTGCGCGCGGCGCAGGAAGACCTCGCCCATGGGCGTGAGTGTGACGCCGCGGGCGCGGCGCTCGAACAGCTCGGTGCCCAGTTCCTTCTCCAGCTCCTGGATGCTGCGTGTCATCGCTGGCTGCGCCAGCCCCAACTGCCGGGACGCCGCCCGCACGCTGCCCCGTTCGGCCACGGCCAGGAAGTCGCGGACCGTGTTCAACTTCATCATGACTGATTCACATTCGCCAAATTCGAATGTGGGATTGTTTGGATTTCGAATCACTCACGCGCCCGTGGAAACCCGAACGCGGGTCCAGTGATAGCGCTTGAGCATCAGAAGCGCATTTCTGCCATCTTCTGGGATCGCTGATGCTTCCCTAGCATCCGCCCACCTTCGTTCCTGATCCCCGAGGACATCGATGAACAAAACAAGCCTTTCGGTGCCGGTGCTGATCGTCGGCGCCGGGCCGGTCGGGCTGGCGCTGGCGATCGAGCTGGGGCAGCGCGGTATCGCCTGCCTGCTGGTCGAGCGCAACGACCGCGTCGGCTATGCGCCGCGCGCCAAGACCACCAACGTCCGCACCCGCGAGCACATGCGCCGCTGGGGCATCGCCAACCGGCTGCGCGACGCCTCGCCGCTGGGCGTGCAGTACCCGTCCAACGTGGTGTTCGTCACGCGGCTGGCCGGGCGCGAACTGGCGCGCTTCGAGAACGCGATGTACTGCGCCCCCGGCCGCAACCCGCTGTACTCCGAGCACGCGCAATGGATCCCGCAGTACACGGTGGAGGAAGTGATGCGCGAGCACGCGCAGTCGCTGCCCGGCGTGGACCTGCGCTTCAACTGCGAGATGACCGGCTTCACGCAGGATGGCGCCGGCGTCTCCGCGCAGGTGCGCGACAAGGCCAATGGCACGGACTTCACCGTGCAGGCGCAGTACCTGGTGGGCGCCGACGGCGCGCGCAGCGCGGTGCGCGACCTGATCGGCGCGCGCATGGAGGGCCAGTACGGCCTCTCGCGCAACTACAACATCGTGTTCCGCGCGCCCGGCCTGGCCGAGGCGCACAAGCACGGGCCGGCCATCATGTACTGGCAGCTCAATGGCGAACTGCCCAGCCTGATCGGCCCCATGGACAGCGGCGACAAGTGGTTCTTCATGCCCACCAAGGTGGAAGAGGGCGTGCGGCTCAACGACCTGGATGCCGCCGACCTGATCCGCAAGGCCACCGGAATCGACCTGCCCTACGAGATCCTCAGCAGCGACGAATGGGTGGCCAGCCGCCTCATCGCCAACAGCTACCGCGACCGCCGCGTGTTCCTGGCGGGCGATGCCTGCCACCTGCATCCGCCCTTCGGCGGCTACGGCATGAACATGGGCGTGGCCGATGCGGTGGACCTGGGCTGGAAGCTGGCCGCGCTGCTGCAAGGCTGGGGCGGCCCGACGCTGCTGGAGAGCTACGAGGCCGAGCGTCGGCCGGTGCACCAGTGGGTGATCGCGGAAGCCGAGGCCAACCACGCCATCCTCAGCAACCACCTCGTGGCCGCGGGCCTGGAAGGCGACGGCCCCGAAGGCGAACGCCTGCGGCGTGAAGTCGGCGCGCGCATCGAGGCGACCAAGCTGCGCGAGTTCAACACCCTGGGCGTGGTGCTCGGCTACCGCTACGAGGATTCGCCGGCCATCGTCCCGGACGGCTCGAGCGCGCCGGCGCTGGACTTCATCAACTACGTGCCCAGCTCGCGCCCGGGCCACCTGGCGCCGCACGCCTGGCTGCATGACGGCAGCTCGCTGTACGACCATTTCGGCGGCGGCTTCACGCTGCTCGCTTCGTCGGCCGCGGATGCGAAGGACCTCGAAGCGATCCGCCGCCAGGCCGGCGCGAACGGTGTGCCGCTCGCCGTGCTGCAACCCACGGAGGGCGGCATCGCCAACCTCTACCCCGCGCGCTACACGCTGGTGCGCCCGGACCAGCACGTGGCCTGGCGCGGCGACACCTGGCCGGCCGATGGCAGCGCGCTGCTGCGCCGGCTTTGCGGAATGCAGGCCTGAAGGAGGACTTGAGCATGACGACCACCCGCCGTGCCGGTGTCACCGGCGTCCACTCGGTGAACCGCTTCGTGTTCTCCGTGCCCGATCTCGAGGCGGCGCGCCGCTTCTACACGGCCTTCGGCCTCGAAGTGCGCCAGGTCGGCGAACGCCTGGACCTGTACACCGCCGGCCATCCTCATTGCTGGGGCTCGGTGCACGCCAGCGGCGCGCCCAAGCACCTGGAATACGTGAGCTACGGCGTGTACGCCGAAGACCTGCCGGCGCTGCGCGAACGCATCGAGCGCCATGGCCTCGGCTGCGAGCCGCATCCGCTGTCCGACGGCAGCGGCCTGTGGCTGCGCAACCCGGACGGCACGCCGCTGCAACTGGTGGTGGCGCCCAAGGTGTCGCCGTCCGCGAAATCGCGGCCCAGCCCGCGTGCCAGCGTGGCGGCGGGGCAGGGCGCGGCCCCGGCGCGCAGCCAGGTGCAGCCGGTGCGCCCGCGTGCGCTGTCGCACGTGCTGTTCTTCACGCCGGACGTGGAGCGCATGCTGCGCTTCAGCACCGACATCCTGGGCCTGCGCCTGTCGGACCGCTCGCAGGACCTCATTGCCTTCCTGCATGGCGCGCACGGCAGCGACCACCACCTGGTGGCCTTCGCCAAGTCGCACGCGCCCGGCCTGCACCATTCCAGCTGGGACGTGGGCAGCCTCGACGACGTGGGCAGCGGCGCCGAGCAGATGCGCACCGCCGGCTTCGACCGCGGCTGGGGCCTGGGCCGCCATGTGCTGGGCTCCAACTACTTCCAGTACGTGCGCGATCCCTGGGGCAGCTACGCCGAGTACTCCTTCGACATCGACTTCGTGCCGCACGACCTGGAGTGGCCGGCCGCCGACCACCCGCCGCACGACTCCCTTTACGTCTGGGGCCCCGCGGTTCCCGAAGACTTCATCACCAACCACGAGCAAGCATCATGAGACTGATCGCCTTCCTGAACGACCAAGGCCAACCCGCGCTGGGCGCCCGCGCCAGCGGCGACGAACTGCTGGACCTGAGCGCCGCCGGCGCGCCGGCCACGCTGGACGAAGTGCTGCGCCAGGGCGACGCTGGCTTTGCCGCGCTGCGCCAGGCCCTGGAGCGCGCTACCGTGCGCCGCCCGCTCGCCGGCCTGCGCTACCTGCCGCCGGTGCAGCAACCGGGCAAGGCCTTCGCCATCGGCCTGAACTACATGGACCACGCGGCCGAAAGCAAGTTCGACGTGCCGAAGGTGCCGGTGGTGTTCCCCCGCTATCCCTCGTCCTGGGTGGCGCACGGCCAGCCGCTGGTGCGGCCCCACGTCTCCACGCAGTTCGACTACGAAGCCGAACTGGTGGCCGTCATCGGCAAGGCCGGCCGCTACATCCCCAAGGAGCGCGCGCTGGAGCACGTGGCCGGCTACTCGATCTTCAACGATGGCTCCGTGCGCGACTACCAGCTGCGCACCAGCCAGTGGATGATGGGCAAGAACTTCGACGCCAGCGGCTCCTTCGGTCCCGAGTTCGTGACGGCCGATGAACTGCCGCCCGGCGCTTCGGGCCTGCGCATCCAGTGCCGCCTGAACGGCGAGACGCTGCAGGACGCGAACACGAAAAGCATGATCTTCGACGTCGCCACGCTGGTGGCGTCCTGCTCCGAGGCGATGGCGCTGCAGCCGGGCGACATCATCATCACCGGCACGCCGTCCGGCGTGGGCCTGGCGCGCAAGCCGCAGGTGTGGATGAAGCCCGGCGACACCTGCGAGGTGGAGATCGAGCGCATCGGCATCCTGCGCAACGGCATCGTCGACGAGGCCTGAACCGGAATTGGTGGTGCGCCGCTGTTCGCTTTGAACGCAGAAGACGCAGAAACATCGCAGAAGGCGCGAAACAATTCATTGGCTTTCTTTTGCGGCTTCTGCGTTCAAGACCAGTAGCGCGCCCGCCAGCAAGGAGTATTCATGAACCAGCTCACGAAAATCTACGAACCGCCGCCGCTGCGCCTGATCGCGCTGGAGGAGCACTTCCTCTACGACGGCCTGCTGGAAACCTACGACGCGACCGACCGTGCGCTGCTCGCGCCCTCGCGCGTGCCCGGCCTCGACGAGGTCGGCGACCAGCGCATCGCCGAAATGGACCGCGCCGGCATAGACCTGCAGGTGCTGTCGCACACCAAGCCCGGCGCGCAGGAGATCGAGGACCCGGCGCAGGCCGCCTCGCTGGCGGCCGCCGCCAACGACTACCTGGCCGAAGCGGTGGCGCGCCATCCGGCGCGCTTCGCTGCCTTTGCCACGCTGTCCACCGGCGCGCCGCAGGCCGCCGCGGCCGAACTGGAACGCACGGTGCGCAAGCTGGGCTTCAAGGGCGCGATGATCAACGGCCACACGCGCGGCGCCTACCTGGACCAGCAGCGCTTCTGGCCGATCTTCGAGGCGGCCGAGGCGCTGGACGTGCCGATCTACCTGCACCCGTCCAACCCGCATCCGCTGGTCTACGAGGCCTACTACAAGGACTTCCCGACCCTGGGCTTCGCGCCCTGGGGCTACGCGGTGGAGACCGGCACGCACGTGCTGCGGCTGATCCTGTCCGGCGTGTTCGACCGCTTCCCCGGCCTGCGCATGGTCATCGGGCACATGGGCGAGCTGCTGCCCTTCGCGCTGTGGCGCGCCGACGGCCGCCTGACGCCCAAGTACCCGCAGCTGAAGAAGTCGGTGCGCAACACCTTCCTGGACCACTTCAGCCTCACGACGGCTGGCGTGTTCTCCACGCCGGAGCTGATGTGCACGGCCAGCGTGGTCGGCTGGGACAACCTGCTGTTCTCGGTGGACTATCCCTTCGAATCGAACCTGGACGCGGTGCGCTGGTTCTCCAACCTGCCGATCGCCGAAAGCGACCGCGCCAAGGTGGCCCACCGCAATGCCGAGCGGGTGCTGAAGCTCGCGCCCACCGACCAGAAGCAAGCGCGATGAAAAGAAGCACCTTCCTCCTGTCCGCGGCCGCGGCTCTCGTGGCCGCCGCGTCGCCCGCGTTCGCGGCCGACAAGTTTCCGTCGCGGCCCGTGACCCTGGTCGTGCCCTTCACGCCCGGCAGCGGCAGCGACACCATTGCGCGGATCATCGCGCCCAGGCTGTCCGCGCGCTGGGGCCAGCCGGTGGTCGTGGAGAACAAGCCCGGCGCCAGCGGCAACATCGGCACGCTGTTCGCAGCGCGTGCGCCGGCCGATGGCCACACGCTGTTGATGGCGATCAACACGCACACGATCACGCCGGCCATCTATCGCAACAACCTGCCTTACGACGCCGAGCGCGACTTCGCGCCCATCACCAAGCTGGCCGAAGCCAACTTCACGCTGGCCGTGAACCCGGCGCTGCCGGTGCAGGACATGAAGTCGCTGATCGCCTATGCCAAGGCGCACCCCGGCCGGCTGGACTACGCCTCGCCCGGCAACGGCACGCCGCACCACATGGCGATGGAGCTGTTGAAGTCCACCTACGGCGTGTCGCTGGTGCACGTGCCGTACAAGGGCATCTCCGGCGCGATGACCGACCTCATGGGCGGCCAGGTGCAGCTGATGTTCGCCTCGGTGCCTTCGGTGCGCACGCAGGCGCAGGCCGGCAAGGTGCGGCTGATCGCGGTGACGGGCGATAAGCGCAGCAGCCAGATCCCGGACGTGCATACCTTCCGCGAACAGGGCTTCGCGGCCATGGACGCCATCGACGCCTGGTACGCCGTGCTGGCGCCGGCGCGCACGGCGCCCGATCTCGTCCAGCGCCTGAACCACGACTTCGGCGAAGTGATGAACACCGAGGACGTCAAGGCGGAACTGGCGCGCCAGGGCCTGCAGGTGCGCACCGGCACGCCCGCGCAGCTGGCCGACCTGATGCACCGCGACATCGCGCGCTGGCAGAAGGTGGTGGACAGCGCCGGCATCAAGGCCGACTGATTTCGCTTTCCCCAATGAAAAGGGCGCCGCAACTGCGGCGCCCTTTTGCCTTTGCAGGCCTCAGAAGAAATGCATCACGCCGACCTGGAAGCCGGTGGTGTCCTGGCCCGCGCCAGGGCCTGCGGGGCCCAGCGCGGCCTGTTCGGCGATCGCCGGGCCCATGCGGAAGGCGGCGGTGCCGTCGTTCGCCAGCCGCGCCACGTTCACGAACAGCTGCGTGCGCTTGGACAGGTAGTACCAGTAGCCGGCGCCCATCAGCGAGGCATCGGCATTCGGCGCGCTGCGGTGCAGGTAGGAAGCGCGGATCTGGCCCGCGCCCACCGGCACGGCAACGCCGACCAGGTAGCCCTTCGCATGCGGCACGCCTTCGGTGCTGTTGGTCTGGTACTGGCCGCTCAGGCGCAGCACGCCGAAGTCGTAGGCACCCGCGAAGGACGCGGTGCGGCTCGCCCTGCCGCCACCGGCCAGGCCCACGGAGGCCGCGGAGGTGAGCGTGTTCTCGTAGAAGGCGCCGGCGTAGACCGGGCCGTTCTCGAAGTCGACGTTGAGCGCCGTGGCGCGGCCGGTCGGCTGGCCTTCGCCGGCGGCGTAGTAGGCGCGGCCGCTCAGCCCGGCGAAGGTGGGCGTGAGGTATTGGATGGCGTTGTCGTAGCGCAGCGTGTAGCCGCGTGCGCCCTGCAGCAGGTAGGGCTGGCCGCCGGGCCCGAAGCGCTGGAAGGGGTCGGCGCGCAGCGATTGCCACAGGCCCGGCGCCCACTGGCTTCCCAGCTGCACCGAACCCCAGTTGCCGTTGCCCAGGCCCACGTAGGACTCGCGGCTGAACACCTGCGTGGTGCTGGTGAGCGCGCCGCTATCCACCTGGAAGCCCGATTCGAGCTTGAAGTAGGCGCGCAGTCCGCCGCCGAGGTCTTCCACGCCGCGCATGCCCCACAGCGAAGCATCGCTGGTCAGCACGTTGAGGCGCGAGGCGCTGCGGGTCGGCGTGCTGCTGAAGTGCAGGGATTCGGCGCTGATGTTCAGGCGTCCATACAGCGTGACGGACGATTGCGCGGCGGCCGCAAGCGGCAAGGCGATGGCGGCGGCGAGCACGGTTCTTTTCACAGGGTCTCCTCCAGGGTTGTGGATCGGGTTTTCGCTGGGAGCGAAGCACCGGGACCGAACGATAGGGAGCGCCCGGTCCCCTGGGGAGATGGCAGAAATCGTGCGCCGATGCGGCGCGCTTATCAGCGTGCGCGCGCCCCTTCCTGCTCGATGCGGAGGGAGATGATGCGGCGCGCCTGCAATGCGGTCGCATCGGCTTTCAGGTCCAGCAGCGGCGGCTGCGGCTTCTGCTGCAGGCGCTGGAACTGCGCTTCGATGATCACCTTGTCCTCGGCGAAGGTGGCATCGATCTCGTTGTAGACGCGCTCCGTGAGCTCGGGCCGGCCCTCGCGCGCCTGGTGCGAGATGGTCCAGAAGTAGTGCGTGCTGTGTTCCGTTTCCGGCGTGACGGCATGCAGCGAGCGCAGCGAGAACGCGCCTTCGTGCTTGCCTTCGTAGGCACCGGTGCCGACGTCCTTGGCGCAGGCGTTGATGGTCACGTAGCCAGGCTGGAACTCCACCTCGGTCCAGCGGTCCACGCGGCCCTGGAAGCCC
Encoded proteins:
- a CDS encoding fumarylacetoacetate hydrolase family protein → MRLIAFLNDQGQPALGARASGDELLDLSAAGAPATLDEVLRQGDAGFAALRQALERATVRRPLAGLRYLPPVQQPGKAFAIGLNYMDHAAESKFDVPKVPVVFPRYPSSWVAHGQPLVRPHVSTQFDYEAELVAVIGKAGRYIPKERALEHVAGYSIFNDGSVRDYQLRTSQWMMGKNFDASGSFGPEFVTADELPPGASGLRIQCRLNGETLQDANTKSMIFDVATLVASCSEAMALQPGDIIITGTPSGVGLARKPQVWMKPGDTCEVEIERIGILRNGIVDEA
- a CDS encoding tripartite tricarboxylate transporter substrate binding protein, with the translated sequence MKRSTFLLSAAAALVAAASPAFAADKFPSRPVTLVVPFTPGSGSDTIARIIAPRLSARWGQPVVVENKPGASGNIGTLFAARAPADGHTLLMAINTHTITPAIYRNNLPYDAERDFAPITKLAEANFTLAVNPALPVQDMKSLIAYAKAHPGRLDYASPGNGTPHHMAMELLKSTYGVSLVHVPYKGISGAMTDLMGGQVQLMFASVPSVRTQAQAGKVRLIAVTGDKRSSQIPDVHTFREQGFAAMDAIDAWYAVLAPARTAPDLVQRLNHDFGEVMNTEDVKAELARQGLQVRTGTPAQLADLMHRDIARWQKVVDSAGIKAD
- a CDS encoding porin; the encoded protein is MKRTVLAAAIALPLAAAAQSSVTLYGRLNISAESLHFSSTPTRSASRLNVLTSDASLWGMRGVEDLGGGLRAYFKLESGFQVDSGALTSTTQVFSRESYVGLGNGNWGSVQLGSQWAPGLWQSLRADPFQRFGPGGQPYLLQGARGYTLRYDNAIQYLTPTFAGLSGRAYYAAGEGQPTGRATALNVDFENGPVYAGAFYENTLTSAASVGLAGGGRASRTASFAGAYDFGVLRLSGQYQTNSTEGVPHAKGYLVGVAVPVGAGQIRASYLHRSAPNADASLMGAGYWYYLSKRTQLFVNVARLANDGTAAFRMGPAIAEQAALGPAGPGAGQDTTGFQVGVMHFF
- a CDS encoding ABC transporter substrate-binding protein — protein: MFNARKTIAVLALAGTFLAGAAAAQEPLKIGYLTTFSGPIGPLGQDMYDGFMLGVEQAGGKLGGVPVEILKNDDQFKPEVATQLAQKLIEKDKVSIITGVAGSNVMMAVQRPIAEKQVFLVGANAGPSELAGTGCSPYRFISSWQNDSWAEAAGKYATDKGYKRMLLVASNYQAGKDAINGFKRFYKGTIVDEIYPGVTQPDFSAELTQIAAAKPDAVFAFVPSGGVNFIRQYQQAGLLKTLPLLTVGMADGLTLPALKDSAIGLQSVHFWGPDVDNPVSKQFVEAFEKKYGRIPSNFAAQGYDSALLLDAAIGRVKGNVADKKAFMAALKQGSTKSVRGQLRFDNNNFPINDWYAFEVAKDARGRVSLKTVATPLKDYQDSYHQQCAMH
- a CDS encoding FAD-dependent monooxygenase, with translation MNKTSLSVPVLIVGAGPVGLALAIELGQRGIACLLVERNDRVGYAPRAKTTNVRTREHMRRWGIANRLRDASPLGVQYPSNVVFVTRLAGRELARFENAMYCAPGRNPLYSEHAQWIPQYTVEEVMREHAQSLPGVDLRFNCEMTGFTQDGAGVSAQVRDKANGTDFTVQAQYLVGADGARSAVRDLIGARMEGQYGLSRNYNIVFRAPGLAEAHKHGPAIMYWQLNGELPSLIGPMDSGDKWFFMPTKVEEGVRLNDLDAADLIRKATGIDLPYEILSSDEWVASRLIANSYRDRRVFLAGDACHLHPPFGGYGMNMGVADAVDLGWKLAALLQGWGGPTLLESYEAERRPVHQWVIAEAEANHAILSNHLVAAGLEGDGPEGERLRREVGARIEATKLREFNTLGVVLGYRYEDSPAIVPDGSSAPALDFINYVPSSRPGHLAPHAWLHDGSSLYDHFGGGFTLLASSAADAKDLEAIRRQAGANGVPLAVLQPTEGGIANLYPARYTLVRPDQHVAWRGDTWPADGSALLRRLCGMQA
- a CDS encoding LysR substrate-binding domain-containing protein; translated protein: MMKLNTVRDFLAVAERGSVRAASRQLGLAQPAMTRSIQELEKELGTELFERRARGVTLTPMGEVFLRRAQALRSEMRRAQDEIDQLKGERHGHLRICLSSGAHMALLPGALRPFRQRFPNVQLEVIDAVLPRVERELIDGTLDFYIGPSYDEPTGELTVEKLFDNERVVLARKGHPLAGARSLAELVDAEWVTTSVTHRAEDELTPVFASRGLAPPRIVVQAHSALTFFFIVAYSDLLMMLPVQWEHSAPFAGLLQRIDVGEKLQAPPITVVRRASLPLTPAGEYFCDMIRRAAAHR
- a CDS encoding amidohydrolase family protein, with protein sequence MNQLTKIYEPPPLRLIALEEHFLYDGLLETYDATDRALLAPSRVPGLDEVGDQRIAEMDRAGIDLQVLSHTKPGAQEIEDPAQAASLAAAANDYLAEAVARHPARFAAFATLSTGAPQAAAAELERTVRKLGFKGAMINGHTRGAYLDQQRFWPIFEAAEALDVPIYLHPSNPHPLVYEAYYKDFPTLGFAPWGYAVETGTHVLRLILSGVFDRFPGLRMVIGHMGELLPFALWRADGRLTPKYPQLKKSVRNTFLDHFSLTTAGVFSTPELMCTASVVGWDNLLFSVDYPFESNLDAVRWFSNLPIAESDRAKVAHRNAERVLKLAPTDQKQAR
- a CDS encoding alpha/beta hydrolase, giving the protein MAILVLSLGACASTAPTSSREVFFAGGTYVGEPGKQVMRGAMYVEHLRPARTTQRYPLVLISGTGQTAVNWMTTPDGRPGWSDFFLARGYEVYLVDQPARGRSAWIDGVDGEVRNLTAASIESLFTVGGKWPQARLHTQWPGSGRPGDPAFDQFYASQVSYLASAPETQRLAKAAGTALLDRIGPAVLVTHSQSGPFGWVIADARPGLVKGIVALEPQGPPIEGKRLLWGLTDIPLTYDPPAAKASDLELEPGSASPDPGLKSCWRQKGSPRQLSRLAGIPVVVLGTEASYHAQFDHCAVQWLQQAGVGAEYLRLEELGIHGNGHMMMLEKNSDDIAAVVSGWVEKAVH
- a CDS encoding VOC family protein, coding for MTTTRRAGVTGVHSVNRFVFSVPDLEAARRFYTAFGLEVRQVGERLDLYTAGHPHCWGSVHASGAPKHLEYVSYGVYAEDLPALRERIERHGLGCEPHPLSDGSGLWLRNPDGTPLQLVVAPKVSPSAKSRPSPRASVAAGQGAAPARSQVQPVRPRALSHVLFFTPDVERMLRFSTDILGLRLSDRSQDLIAFLHGAHGSDHHLVAFAKSHAPGLHHSSWDVGSLDDVGSGAEQMRTAGFDRGWGLGRHVLGSNYFQYVRDPWGSYAEYSFDIDFVPHDLEWPAADHPPHDSLYVWGPAVPEDFITNHEQAS